In a single window of the Polyangiaceae bacterium genome:
- a CDS encoding SOS response-associated peptidase, translating to MCGRYTLTNVAPNLLASMFGIPELEIPELSARFNIAPTQNVPIVRVLAKAAPPKMDVVRWGLVPSWADDVSIGNRMINARSETVAEKPAFRSSFKSKRCIVPADGFFEWKKTGGKKQPYWIHRRDNAPMGFAGLWARWKGVASDGQPVELDTFTILTTDPHPIVAPIHDRMPAILSRDSYATWLDPEEHRPDVLLPLIHHRNGEDLVTTPVAPRVNNPYNEGPANVQPVSAL from the coding sequence ATGTGTGGACGTTATACCCTGACCAACGTCGCGCCGAATTTGCTCGCCAGCATGTTTGGCATTCCCGAGCTCGAAATTCCCGAGCTCTCCGCGCGATTCAACATTGCGCCCACGCAAAACGTCCCGATCGTCCGAGTGCTCGCAAAAGCTGCGCCGCCCAAAATGGATGTCGTTCGCTGGGGGCTCGTGCCGTCGTGGGCCGATGACGTGTCCATCGGCAATCGCATGATCAATGCCCGCAGTGAAACGGTTGCCGAAAAACCTGCATTCCGGTCGAGCTTCAAATCGAAGCGATGCATCGTGCCCGCCGATGGTTTTTTCGAGTGGAAAAAGACCGGGGGCAAAAAACAGCCGTATTGGATTCATCGCCGCGACAACGCACCCATGGGATTCGCCGGACTTTGGGCTCGATGGAAAGGCGTTGCGTCCGATGGACAACCCGTCGAGCTCGATACATTCACCATTCTCACGACCGACCCGCATCCCATCGTGGCGCCCATTCACGACCGAATGCCCGCCATTTTATCTCGCGATTCGTATGCAACGTGGCTCGACCCTGAAGAACACCGCCCCGATGTACTCTTGCCACTGATTCACCACCGAAACGGCGAGGATCTGGTGACCACGCCCGTTGCGCCGCGGGTCAACAATCCCTACAACGAAGGCCCGGCAAATGTGCAGCCCGTGTCCGCTCTATGA
- a CDS encoding MBL fold metallo-hydrolase translates to MSPRWDLAENAWNGDLGDYNVHPAMSFGGHEDMGDGIGFVSAFANVTVVETKDGLVLIDTSSPFFAGMVHSAVREMSAAPVRAAVYTHGHVDHVFGILAFDAEAKAKGLPLPEVIAHENVRARFARYLLTNGYNGRINQRQFNLPAPIFPDSFRDPDMVYRDDFVLEIGGVRFELYHDLGETDDHTWVYIPEKRALCTGDLFIWASPNCGNPQKAQRYPREWAAALRKMDQLGAEKLFPGHGPPIIGAHRVKQALTDTAALLEDLVGQTLDYMNQGAPLDEVLASVVPNKRLLERPYLRPIYDDPEFIVRNIWRLYGGWYDGNPAHLKPAREADLARVIVEMAGGAEQLAARALVLANQGSLRVATELVEMAYRAAPKDEAVRMVRATIYDKRAEGETSLMAKAIFGSAARQSRE, encoded by the coding sequence GTGTCACCGCGATGGGACCTTGCCGAGAATGCTTGGAACGGGGATCTGGGCGATTACAACGTGCATCCGGCCATGTCGTTCGGCGGTCATGAGGACATGGGGGATGGGATTGGATTCGTATCGGCATTTGCGAACGTGACCGTCGTCGAGACCAAGGATGGTCTCGTGCTCATTGACACGTCGAGTCCCTTTTTTGCGGGTATGGTGCATTCTGCGGTGCGTGAGATGTCCGCGGCGCCCGTGCGCGCGGCGGTGTATACGCATGGCCATGTGGACCACGTGTTTGGCATATTGGCATTCGATGCCGAAGCGAAGGCAAAGGGGTTGCCGCTGCCCGAAGTCATTGCGCACGAAAATGTGCGCGCTCGGTTTGCCAGGTATTTGTTGACGAACGGCTACAATGGTCGCATCAATCAGCGGCAATTCAATCTGCCTGCGCCGATTTTCCCGGACTCGTTTCGTGATCCGGACATGGTGTATCGCGACGATTTCGTCCTCGAAATTGGCGGCGTGCGTTTCGAATTGTATCACGACCTCGGGGAAACCGACGATCATACGTGGGTGTACATTCCCGAAAAACGGGCGCTTTGCACGGGTGATTTGTTCATTTGGGCGTCGCCGAATTGTGGTAATCCTCAAAAGGCGCAGCGGTATCCGCGTGAATGGGCGGCGGCATTGCGGAAAATGGATCAGCTCGGCGCGGAAAAACTGTTTCCCGGGCACGGCCCCCCGATAATCGGCGCGCATCGCGTGAAGCAAGCCTTGACGGATACCGCAGCGCTCTTGGAAGACCTCGTGGGACAAACGCTCGATTACATGAATCAAGGTGCCCCGCTCGACGAGGTTTTGGCGAGCGTCGTCCCGAACAAAAGGCTGCTCGAACGGCCGTATCTGCGACCCATCTATGACGATCCCGAATTCATCGTGCGAAACATTTGGCGGCTTTATGGTGGCTGGTACGATGGCAATCCTGCGCATTTGAAGCCGGCGCGCGAAGCCGACTTGGCGCGGGTGATCGTGGAGATGGCGGGAGGCGCCGAGCAGCTTGCGGCACGGGCGCTCGTGCTTGCCAATCAGGGCAGCTTGCGCGTGGCGACGGAGCTCGTCGAAATGGCCTATCGCGCGGCACCGAAAGATGAAGCCGTACGTATGGTTCGTGCGACCATTTACGACAAACGTGCCGAGGGTGAAACGAGCCTCATGGCGAAGGCCATTTTCGGCTCGGCTGCTCGGCAAAGCCGCGAGTGA